The DNA window TACCTTTGAAATGCAACTGtatattccaaaaagaaaaggagtacttgtggcaccttagagactaacaaatttattagagcataagcttttgtgagctacagctcacttcatcggagctgtagctcatgaaagcttatgctctaataaatttgttagtctctaaggtgccacaagtactccttttctttttgcgaatacagactaacacggctgctactctgaaacctgtatattccAAATAGCTATAATATCGACAAACAATTGTAAAGAAGTCACAGAACTTGTAGATGGCTGTAATTTCTTTTCTGGGATGTAAGACTCGAGGATAGCCTTGGCTGTAATAATTGTgttgtgacttaaaaaaaattatttaatgaaatgGAAAACAGGAGTACAGTGTTCAGGGGTTGCTACTGTGTTTATTATGAACACATTCCTATTAACAATCATTGCTAGCATAGACGTTCCCATGGTGCAGCATTCCTAGTGGACCTGTAATGAGCAAGTAATGTTTACCTGAAAAATTCCACCTGTTAGAGAAAGCAGAACCTGTTTAATCCTGATTTATTGAGGCTGGTGATCATTACAACACCCAGATAATGAAGGAAGGTGAAAATGGATCTCTAGAAACAGAGGATCTAGAATGTGGGCTGAACACTCATGAGGTAGGAATCCTAGGAACATCTGAGCCTGTGGCAAAGGCTCAAGCTGAACTTCAGGTTATCTTATTAATGTATTTGTTAATAAATCTCAGTCCAAGGAACTGGATGAATTTTTGGCTTCACATAGCATGTGAACTTTGCTTCCAAGTAGGTTGAGAAAGGCATAAAAAATTTAGTATGAAAATACTACAGTGGTGGAGTACGGTTTTAGCACAAAATGTATAGTACTGAAATTTTCTTTAGAACATTGGCCTTTACTCAGTGTTTCAAACTCTCATAGTTTTATCATGTGTCTTTATCATGCTATTTGACGTTTTACTTAAAGCCCTGGCTCCTGCAGAcaagtgattatgtgagaatctcagctttcatttgaaaactaaGTACATTTTTAGGTCTCATGATTCCAAGAAAAATGCGTCTCAAGTGCACGCCAACAGCTCAgaaacagaaggcaaagaaaaagaacccagcatttatttttatttaaaaacaaacctaacCTGTAAGTCAGTCTCAGGATTTTTGGGGAACCTGTCTCACGATTTTTGGATGTTcaaggttggcaatactgcttaCTTTTCTTGGATAAAAAAACATATCCTAGTTACATACTACATCAGACAGTCCCATGATCGGGGATTGTCTTAGTATGCTCTTATTTTCTCATCAGTTACTGAGATCTTtatcaacctttttttttatcatgttcTTACATCATAAAGATTCTCAAACCCAGCAAGTTTTGGGACATTTCTTCCTCATGTgttgatatttttgtttaatccaaaacccactaTGGGCTAATTCCTGCTACTTTATTTATGCAAAACTttcatgggtgaaattcatccttgtgcagAGGCCTAGCATAAGGCCTCTAGGTCATTTAAAGTGTATTTTAAGAGGTGTAAATAGGTATTAAATGATATAGGCCTAGGTCTGGCCTTCTCAAGAGGGAAGAATTTCACCCCATATGAGTATCCTATGTAAGTAAAAGTATCCTTGCTGTTGATATGGAATAATGCATTAACCAGATAATGGGTGTTGAAGCAAAGAGGGGTTAAATTTGACTACATCTTTCTTATATTAATCCCAGAAAGCAATATGAAATTCCTCAAAATCTTTTGATTAGGACATAATAATTTCCCTCCAGTAGGAGGCATAGACTTGTCCCTTTCAAGCACTGACTTAAGCATAATGCAGAAGAGGGGAACCAGGATCATGTTTGAACAAGAATATTAACAGGCAGGGgacaattcagactagaaattcAGTTGTGGACAGTACGGATGTGGCCATTGTTTTCTTATCCTGATCTCAAGGAAAGAACGTAATTCAGTTATATGAGTTTCTTGTCTCCCTGACAGTGGGAGTGACAATTATCTATGGTTCTGTTGGAGAATACAAGAAAaaagattattaattattattattattattactattattttattgtGTGCAGTGGTTACATTACATTCAGAAGCAGGAACAGTGCTGGACAGTGGAATCTGCTGAGgtggattctttttattcctgctgctgctgactgaATAGCAAATAAAGGTTCATCAACATCATGGCAGGAGTTATCATGGGAATGAAGTAGAACAGGGATTATAATGGGATTGTAACAGGATGGTGAGGTTCCTCTGTTAACCCACTGTTTTAGGTTGTGGTGGAACTGTGTGTGGAGATGCTCACTGAGCCGTGCATGCTTCCTGGGCAGGTAGGTGCCACTCATTGGAGATAAAGGAGAAGGAGATGGTTCTCTGATCAAACGAATCCAGGGGATGGAGCAGTCTTAGACCTGTGGAGGGAAGCTTGGACAGTACTTTGTGTTTGCTTTGTATTAGTTTTTTAATAAAGCCAAACTTCAGGAAGGGGTGAGTTTTGATTCCACAATGTCTCTTGATTATTTTGGAGTGGATGGAAATGCCACTTGTGTATACAGTTATGGGTTGCTGGTTCAAACTATTTGATTTGGGCCCAATTAGTGGTGAGGGAAAACTCTTACCAAATGGTTACCTGGGGATCATGTAGAATTATGGAGAAGTTTCAGTCCAGTGCCTGGTGGACAAGTTTCCATATTACAAAATCACTACCAGGGCACCACAATATTCATCCTCGTTGGCATTAAGCTGCTTAATGAAGCCAGTAGGAGTCAAAATAACTGGTTTTCATCTGAACGAATTTGTTTGAGCttttcccccaccacacacactccttgtatgtttgtttatttggttggttggttggttgattagttggttggttttttaaagTCACTCTTGTTAATTATCCTGCGTGCACCAGATATCCAAGAAAGCTGACATAGTAAAGTTATATACAGCATCTCGGTGACCTCTTTGCAATGAAGATAATATCTGTCCAATAAAGCCTTGACAAAATGACAGTGACAGCTGCATTGTGGTATTCAGTTTGAATTGAACAGGTCTGTTCAGCAGTGTTGGGAGCAAGTCTTTCATTACAATCTGCAGCGCCAAGAAAAACAACTTAAACCCATCCtaaaaaagtgaaattttccCTCCGCAGCTGCAGAAGCTGGTTTGGGTAGCCAGAAGCAGGTACTCTTCATAGTCTACTCCATATCTCTTTGGTTTGATTTTTCTTACTGTCTTCAAAAGGCTGCAATCCTCACTTCACTACTGACTTTAAAAGGGAAGGAAACCTCACTTCTTTCAAAAGCAACAGCAGTCTGGAGTGTTATGGGAGCTGAACACTCGAAGGACAAGCATCCGAGAAGAATGTTTTTGCTGAGGAAAGGTCAGAGACTTCCTGCATGGGAAGAAGCTCTTCTCTCAGGAAAAGATCCAAAGTCACTGCTGAAGCGTGGGTTACATTATGTCAGTCTGAGCCTTACAATGAAGGGGATGACAAATGTGCCTGATTTTTTGTGGGGCTTGTCGGAAGTGCAGAAACTGAACCTTTCACACAACCAGCTGATGTCTCTTCCTACAGCTTTGGGGAAACTAGACAGATTAGTGGTGCTAAACTTGTGTGGTAATTGCCTCAAGTGTCTGCCTAAAGAGACCGGGCTACTCAGAAACCTGAAGGTTTTATTTGTCGATATGAATTGCCTGAGTGAAGTGCCAGCAGAGCTCAGTCTGTGCACAAAGCTGGAAGTTTTGAGCCTTTCACACAATTGCATCTCAGAACTCCCTTCAAGCCTCACTGATTTGACAAGCCTAAGGAAGTTGAATCTGAGTAACAATTGTTTCGTTCACATTCCCTTATGTGTTTTTGCATTGAGGGGTTTAGATTTCTTGCATTTAGGCTCCAACAGACTTGAAAACATTGCAGAAAGTGTCCAGTACCTGGTAAATTTGCAGATCTTTATTGCAGAAGATAACAATATTCGCACCTTGCCACGGTCTCTCTGCTCCATCGCTGCACTTGAGTTACTAAATGTAGCTTACAATTCTATTAAGACCCTTCCAGCTGATCTCTATCTTCTGCACAGATTGCCAAAAATTGCTTGGAATCCAGTGGATAAAGGGCTCCATATTTCACATAACCCATTGTCCAGACCACTGCCAGAGATTGTAGAGGGAGGACTGGATGTGCTCTTCAATTACCTTAAAGAGAAAAAGTAACATAACTAAACTTGCACTGTGTTTGGGATTAACGCTGTCACCAAGATTTAGTCAGTGGTTTCCATTTCAGAACACAGGGAGACGATAAAGACTAAAGATGGTTTCAGTAACGTTTGCTGAAAGCAAGTGAAATCTGACTATCTAGTTTAACTTTGCATagagtgtattttttaaaacatccctCTCTGTAACTTTTTCAGTATTTGGTGTCTTTTAGGAAAAACTGTGGTCAAAATTTTGCTCTTtattataaataaacaaattaatgcAGGCCATTAGCATTGTAAAGGGTACATTTGTAATCTTTCAGCCTGCagtaatattaatataaatgggATTTACTGTATGTGGTGTGCATTTGCACTTTAATTCCTGTTCATTTCTTCCTACACAGATAAACCACTCCACAAACAtgcacttacaatctaagtgaCTTTCAAGGGAGaacatttaatttattcacaAAAGAGATTTGCTAATATGTCTCAAACTCTATTAATGGTCAGACATTACATTATTGGTGTAGTTCagtgttcccaaacttgttccgccacttgtgcagggaaag is part of the Dermochelys coriacea isolate rDerCor1 chromosome 2, rDerCor1.pri.v4, whole genome shotgun sequence genome and encodes:
- the LRRC30 gene encoding leucine-rich repeat-containing protein 30 — its product is MGAEHSKDKHPRRMFLLRKGQRLPAWEEALLSGKDPKSLLKRGLHYVSLSLTMKGMTNVPDFLWGLSEVQKLNLSHNQLMSLPTALGKLDRLVVLNLCGNCLKCLPKETGLLRNLKVLFVDMNCLSEVPAELSLCTKLEVLSLSHNCISELPSSLTDLTSLRKLNLSNNCFVHIPLCVFALRGLDFLHLGSNRLENIAESVQYLVNLQIFIAEDNNIRTLPRSLCSIAALELLNVAYNSIKTLPADLYLLHRLPKIAWNPVDKGLHISHNPLSRPLPEIVEGGLDVLFNYLKEKK